One window of the Rhizorhabdus dicambivorans genome contains the following:
- a CDS encoding DNA-3-methyladenine glycosylase family protein translates to MSLSAEQLRNGLDALAAIEPCFARMLKQIGYPEPRIRARGYQTLLRTIVGQQVSVAAASSIWTKLETMVGAGLVPEAVAAAPDDLLRAAGLSRQKIAYAKSLAEHVASGAIDFDRLPADDEEAIARMTAIKGIGRWSAEIYLLFAEGRGDVWPAGDLAVQIETGRLLGLPERPSERETRRLAAPWSPHRGAAAIFTWHSYSARAAAAKADKMPL, encoded by the coding sequence ATGAGCCTTTCCGCCGAGCAATTGCGCAACGGCCTCGACGCCCTCGCCGCGATCGAGCCCTGTTTTGCACGGATGCTCAAACAGATCGGCTATCCCGAGCCCCGCATCCGCGCACGCGGCTACCAGACCCTGCTCCGCACGATCGTCGGCCAGCAGGTCAGCGTCGCCGCCGCCTCGTCGATCTGGACGAAGCTGGAGACGATGGTGGGCGCCGGGCTGGTGCCCGAAGCGGTGGCGGCGGCGCCCGACGATCTGCTGCGCGCGGCCGGCCTGTCGCGGCAGAAGATCGCCTATGCCAAAAGCCTGGCCGAGCATGTGGCCAGCGGCGCGATCGATTTCGACCGGCTGCCCGCCGACGATGAGGAGGCGATCGCCCGGATGACCGCGATCAAGGGAATCGGGCGCTGGTCGGCCGAGATCTACCTGCTGTTCGCCGAGGGACGCGGCGACGTCTGGCCGGCGGGCGACCTGGCGGTGCAGATCGAGACGGGCCGGCTGCTGGGTCTGCCCGAGCGGCCCAGCGAGCGCGAGACGCGGCGGCTGGCGGCACCCTGGAGCCCGCATCGCGGCGCCGCCGCGATCTTCACCTGGCACAGCTATTCGGCACGGGCTGCGGCGGCCAAGGCCGACAAGATGCCGCTGTAG
- a CDS encoding 2Fe-2S iron-sulfur cluster-binding protein — protein sequence MPKLVVVTREGEESVLDVEAGLSVMEAIRDNGIDELLALCGGCCSCATCHVYVDPAFSGLLPDMSEDENDLLDSSDHRDERSRLSCQIAVTDELDGLTITIAPED from the coding sequence ATGCCCAAGTTGGTTGTCGTCACGCGCGAGGGTGAGGAATCGGTCCTCGACGTCGAAGCGGGTCTGTCGGTGATGGAGGCGATCCGCGACAACGGGATCGACGAACTGCTCGCCCTGTGCGGCGGCTGCTGCTCCTGCGCGACCTGCCATGTCTATGTCGACCCCGCTTTCTCCGGCCTGCTGCCGGACATGAGCGAGGACGAGAACGACCTGCTCGACAGCAGCGACCACCGCGACGAGCGTTCGCGCCTGTCGTGCCAGATCGCCGTCACCGACGAGTTGGACGGCCTGACCATCACCATCGCGCCGGAAGACTGA
- the rlmB gene encoding 23S rRNA (guanosine(2251)-2'-O)-methyltransferase RlmB, which produces MRRGHRPSQPVQGRPRFWGRHAVIAALANPNRTVRRMWGTREALSALDLPPVIPVTYADAADLGRLVPQDAPHQGLVIEVDPLPDIWLGDLLEEAQGNRRPLVVLDQVTDPHNVGAVLRSAAAFDAVGIITQDRHAPPESGALARSASGALELVPWVRVVNLARALDEVAEAGFWRIGLTGHAKGTLGEVMGDARIAVVLGAEGEGMRQNTEAHCDELAKLPISPRVESLNISNAAAIALYAIATRS; this is translated from the coding sequence ATGCGCAGAGGCCATCGCCCTTCCCAGCCCGTCCAGGGCCGCCCCCGCTTCTGGGGGCGCCATGCCGTGATCGCGGCACTCGCCAATCCAAATCGGACGGTCCGCCGGATGTGGGGCACGCGCGAGGCGTTGTCCGCGCTCGACCTGCCGCCGGTGATCCCGGTGACCTATGCGGACGCCGCCGATCTCGGCCGGCTGGTGCCACAGGACGCGCCCCACCAGGGGCTGGTGATCGAGGTCGATCCGCTGCCCGATATCTGGCTGGGCGACCTGCTGGAGGAAGCGCAGGGCAATCGCCGCCCGCTCGTCGTCCTCGACCAGGTGACCGATCCCCACAATGTCGGCGCGGTGCTGCGCTCGGCGGCGGCCTTCGACGCGGTCGGCATCATCACCCAGGATCGGCACGCTCCCCCGGAATCGGGCGCGCTTGCCCGTTCGGCCTCCGGCGCGCTGGAGCTGGTGCCCTGGGTCCGCGTGGTCAACCTCGCCCGTGCGCTCGACGAGGTCGCCGAGGCGGGCTTCTGGCGGATCGGCCTGACCGGCCATGCCAAGGGAACATTGGGCGAGGTGATGGGCGACGCCCGCATCGCGGTCGTGCTGGGCGCGGAAGGCGAGGGCATGCGCCAGAATACCGAGGCGCATTGCGACGAACTCGCCAAGCTGCCGATCAGCCCGCGCGTGGAGAGTCTCAACATCTCCAACGCCGCCGCCATCGCGCTCTACGCGATAGCAACACGGAGCTGA
- the pheS gene encoding phenylalanine--tRNA ligase subunit alpha — MVSNEQDQSLSEITSAGSLADLEAIRVRTLGKSGTITALLKTLGGMTPEQRQSEGPKIHALREAVTSAIADRRAALEAAALDARLATETLDMSLGVSGGAQGSVHPVAQVMDELAEIFADLGFAVATGPEIEDDWHNFTALNIPETHPARAMHDTFYFPDRPNEAGEDGKKMLLRTHTSPVQIRTMMSQKPPIRIIAPGRTYRSDSDATHTPMFHQVEGLVIDRGIHMGHLKWTLETFVKAFFERDDIVLRLRPSFFPFTEPSAEVDVGFTWEKGRRVIGGDPNAANGGWMEILGSGMVHPRVIAACGLDPDEWQGFAFGCGIDRLAMLKYGMDDLRAFFDGDLRWLKHYGFAALDVPTLSGGVGA; from the coding sequence GCCTCGCCGATCTGGAGGCGATCCGCGTCAGGACGCTGGGCAAGTCGGGCACGATCACTGCGCTGCTCAAGACGCTGGGCGGCATGACCCCCGAGCAGCGCCAGAGCGAGGGCCCGAAGATCCACGCGCTGCGCGAAGCCGTGACCAGCGCGATCGCCGACCGCAGGGCGGCGCTGGAAGCGGCGGCGCTCGACGCGCGGCTGGCGACCGAGACGCTCGACATGAGCCTCGGTGTCTCGGGTGGTGCGCAGGGGTCGGTCCACCCCGTCGCCCAGGTAATGGACGAACTGGCGGAGATCTTCGCCGATCTGGGTTTCGCGGTGGCGACCGGCCCCGAGATCGAGGACGACTGGCACAACTTCACCGCGCTCAACATCCCGGAGACCCACCCGGCCCGCGCGATGCACGACACCTTCTATTTCCCGGACCGCCCGAATGAAGCGGGGGAAGACGGGAAGAAGATGCTGCTGCGCACCCACACCTCACCGGTGCAGATCCGCACGATGATGAGCCAGAAGCCACCGATCCGCATCATCGCGCCGGGCCGCACCTACCGCTCGGATTCGGATGCGACCCACACCCCGATGTTCCACCAGGTCGAGGGGCTGGTGATCGATCGCGGCATCCATATGGGGCATCTCAAATGGACGCTGGAGACCTTCGTGAAGGCCTTCTTCGAGCGCGACGATATCGTGCTGCGGCTGCGCCCCAGCTTCTTTCCCTTCACCGAGCCCTCGGCCGAGGTCGATGTCGGCTTCACCTGGGAGAAGGGCCGCCGCGTGATCGGTGGCGATCCGAACGCGGCCAATGGCGGCTGGATGGAGATCCTCGGCTCGGGGATGGTGCATCCGCGCGTGATCGCGGCCTGCGGGCTCGATCCCGACGAATGGCAGGGCTTCGCCTTCGGCTGCGGGATCGATCGTCTCGCCATGCTCAAATATGGGATGGATGATTTGCGCGCCTTCTTCGACGGCGATCTGCGTTGGCTGAAACATTATGGCTTCGCCGCGCTCGACGTACCCACGCTGAGCGGGGGAGTCGGCGCATGA
- the pheT gene encoding phenylalanine--tRNA ligase subunit beta — translation MKFTLSWLKEHLETEASLAAILEGLTKVGLEVEGVEDPAEKLGAFRIARVLSAAPHPQADKLQVLSVDVGQGDPLQVVCGAPNARAGLVGVLGQPGDYVPGLDVTLKIAAIRGVESRGMMCSMRELELGESHDGIIELPADAPIGQVYVDWAGLADPVIDVAITPNRQDCMGLRGIARDLAAAGLGTLKSLNIPTIQGQGECPIEIRTDDPEGCPAFFGRVVKGVVNGDSPDWLARRLKAVGQRPISALVDITNYVMLDHGRPLHVYDLAKLTGPLVARKAKPGEQVLALNEKTYTLDETMTVIADAEGADDIGGIMGGEKSGVTGATRDVLIECAYFTPESIARTGQKLGVTSDARSRFERGVDPQFLGPGLAIATKLVMDICGGTPTQAVEAGTPPSGTKALRYDPALTEKLAGLAVEADRQRTILASLGFGIDAVWNVSVPSWRRDIDGPADLVEEVVRIIGIDNIPSTPLPRGEGVARPTATQAQMIERRARRTAAARGLNEAVTWSFISEAEAAPFGGGEWTLANPISEDLKVMRPSLLPGLIAAARRNADRGAGSIRLFEIGRRYLADRESLTLGLILAGDRLQRDWRTGRAQPFDAYDAKAEAVALLAAAGAPADRLQLFETVSEGVYHPGRSGSLRLGAKTVLAEFGELHPAIARAFDIEGSVVAAEIFLDAIPARRGGNDHMRDAYAPPALQAVRRDFAFLIAADKPGDELLRAVRGADKAAIVDAKLFDIFVGQGVAEGEKSVAIEVVLQPSEKSFTDAELQAISEKIVAAAAKVGARLRG, via the coding sequence ATGAAGTTCACGCTGAGCTGGCTCAAGGAGCATCTGGAGACCGAGGCGAGCCTGGCGGCGATCCTTGAGGGGCTGACCAAGGTCGGCCTCGAGGTCGAGGGCGTCGAGGACCCGGCCGAGAAGCTGGGCGCGTTCCGCATCGCGCGGGTGCTCAGCGCCGCGCCGCATCCGCAGGCGGACAAGCTCCAGGTGCTTTCGGTCGATGTCGGCCAGGGCGATCCGCTTCAGGTGGTGTGCGGCGCACCCAATGCGCGTGCCGGGCTGGTGGGCGTGCTGGGTCAGCCGGGCGACTATGTTCCCGGGCTCGACGTCACCTTGAAGATCGCGGCCATCCGTGGCGTCGAGTCGCGCGGCATGATGTGTTCAATGCGCGAGCTGGAGCTGGGCGAATCGCACGACGGGATCATCGAGCTGCCCGCCGATGCACCGATCGGCCAGGTCTATGTCGACTGGGCGGGCCTCGCCGATCCCGTGATAGACGTCGCGATCACCCCGAACCGGCAGGATTGCATGGGCCTGCGCGGTATCGCCCGCGATCTGGCGGCCGCCGGCCTCGGCACCCTCAAGTCGCTCAACATACCGACGATCCAGGGCCAGGGCGAATGCCCGATCGAGATACGCACCGACGATCCGGAAGGCTGTCCCGCCTTCTTCGGCCGGGTGGTGAAGGGCGTCGTCAACGGCGACAGCCCGGACTGGCTGGCCCGGCGGCTGAAGGCCGTCGGGCAGCGGCCGATCTCGGCGCTGGTCGACATCACAAACTATGTGATGCTCGATCACGGCCGCCCGCTGCACGTCTATGACCTCGCCAAGCTGACGGGGCCGCTGGTGGCGCGCAAGGCGAAGCCGGGCGAGCAGGTGCTGGCGCTCAACGAGAAGACCTACACGCTAGACGAGACGATGACGGTCATCGCCGACGCAGAAGGCGCCGACGACATCGGCGGCATCATGGGCGGCGAGAAGTCGGGCGTTACCGGCGCGACCCGCGACGTGTTGATCGAATGCGCCTATTTCACGCCTGAAAGCATCGCGCGCACCGGGCAGAAGCTGGGCGTCACCTCCGACGCGCGCAGCCGCTTCGAACGGGGCGTCGATCCCCAGTTCCTGGGGCCGGGTCTCGCCATCGCGACGAAGCTGGTAATGGACATCTGCGGCGGCACGCCGACCCAGGCGGTCGAGGCGGGCACCCCGCCTTCGGGCACCAAGGCGCTGCGCTACGATCCGGCGCTGACCGAGAAGCTCGCCGGCCTCGCGGTCGAGGCCGATCGCCAGCGCACGATTCTAGCCTCGCTGGGCTTCGGGATCGATGCGGTGTGGAACGTCTCGGTGCCCAGCTGGCGCCGCGACATCGATGGCCCGGCCGATCTGGTCGAGGAGGTCGTCCGCATCATCGGCATCGACAACATCCCCTCGACGCCGCTGCCGCGCGGGGAGGGCGTCGCCCGTCCGACCGCGACCCAGGCGCAGATGATCGAGCGCCGCGCCCGCCGCACCGCCGCCGCGCGCGGCCTCAACGAGGCGGTGACGTGGAGCTTCATCTCGGAGGCGGAGGCCGCGCCGTTCGGCGGTGGCGAATGGACGCTGGCCAATCCGATCAGCGAGGACCTGAAGGTCATGCGCCCGTCGCTGCTGCCCGGCCTGATCGCGGCCGCGCGGCGCAACGCCGATCGCGGGGCCGGCAGCATCCGCCTCTTCGAGATCGGCCGCCGCTATCTGGCCGACCGCGAGAGCCTGACCCTCGGTCTGATTCTGGCCGGCGACCGGCTCCAGCGCGACTGGCGGACCGGCAGAGCGCAGCCGTTCGACGCCTATGACGCCAAGGCGGAGGCGGTGGCACTGCTCGCCGCGGCCGGCGCGCCGGCCGATCGGCTGCAATTGTTCGAGACGGTGTCGGAGGGGGTCTATCATCCCGGCCGCTCGGGCTCGTTGCGGCTCGGTGCCAAGACGGTGCTGGCCGAGTTCGGGGAGCTTCACCCGGCAATCGCGCGCGCCTTCGATATCGAGGGCTCGGTCGTGGCGGCCGAAATCTTCCTGGACGCGATCCCGGCGCGGCGCGGTGGCAACGATCATATGCGTGATGCTTATGCGCCCCCGGCGCTCCAGGCGGTCCGCCGCGACTTCGCCTTCCTGATCGCCGCCGACAAACCCGGCGACGAGCTGCTCCGCGCGGTGCGCGGCGCCGACAAGGCGGCGATCGTCGATGCGAAGCTGTTCGACATCTTCGTCGGTCAGGGCGTCGCCGAGGGCGAGAAGTCGGTCGCGATCGAGGTGGTGCTGCAGCCGTCGGAGAAGAGCTTCACCGATGCCGAGCTGCAGGCGATTTCCGAGAAGATCGTCGCAGCGGCGGCGAAGGTCGGGGCTCGACTGCGGGGATAG
- a CDS encoding c-type cytochrome, protein MQNRLFLASFLTISLATPALAAPLPKPPVFGVCGACHKVDKGAPNGIGPNLWGIGNTKAGDVPGFAFSPAMKASKIKWNRDNLIAFIQDPRKTVPGNRMPFAGLKNPASAAQIADYILSLK, encoded by the coding sequence ATGCAGAACCGCCTTTTCCTTGCTTCTTTCCTGACCATTTCGCTCGCCACCCCGGCGCTCGCCGCACCTCTGCCCAAGCCGCCCGTCTTCGGGGTTTGCGGCGCCTGCCACAAGGTCGACAAGGGGGCGCCCAACGGCATCGGCCCCAATCTCTGGGGCATCGGCAACACCAAGGCCGGCGACGTTCCGGGCTTCGCCTTCTCGCCCGCGATGAAGGCCTCCAAGATCAAATGGAACCGGGACAATCTGATCGCCTTCATTCAGGATCCCCGGAAGACCGTGCCCGGCAACCGGATGCCCTTTGCCGGGCTCAAGAACCCTGCTTCCGCCGCGCAGATCGCCGACTATATCCTGTCGCTGAAATAA